TTCCACATCCCGGCCCAGGCGAAGATCGGCTGCTGCTTCACGCCAAACCAAGTGCGGGTCTTCGCGCCTTTCTCGCCTTCGGCCTCGCAAAAGCCGGTCAGCGGAATGATGCAGCGATGCTCAGGCTTGGGCGCGACGAAGCGCCACATGAAGCTGGTGAGGTCCGCGATATTGTTCACTGGCTTAGGCTTGATCGGCTGCCCGGTTTTCTTGCTCTTCTGGGCGAGCGGGAAACCCCAGGTCATGCTCTGTACGATGCGCTCGCCGTCCTGCTCGCGAACGACCATGCCGGGACCGCCCGGATAAACCTCGCCGGCCGCTACGTTCATGTTCTGCGGCATCCTGGCGCGAAAATAAGCGGCTACCTCGCTGGCGCTCGCCTTGGTCGTGTAGAGATTACACATGGCCCACCCTTACCAGAGCATCAGCTAAAATCGAACAGATCGCCGACAGCGGCGACCTTGCCCGTGCCTGAGACTGAAAAACTGCCGGGAGGAAACGGCCGCAAGATCTCGCTGACCGGCTTGCTCAGTTGGAGCCAGTTCAGCCAGTCTTCCTCGCGCACCACGGCAACGTGGCGATCCTTGTACGGCGCGATGTCAGGATAGGCTTCGGTGGTGAGCGCGGCATATGCGGCAGGCCAGTCGCTCGTCGCCGGGCGCCACGTGCCGGCGAGACAGAAGAAGGGCGCATCGGTGATGAGGCTGGCCCGGTATTTGAACCGCCCGTCGACCCTCAGGCCGAAGTCGTTGGCGATGATCAGGCAAGGATTGCTGATTTCTCGGCCCTCCCAGCGGAGGAGGCTGACGGGTTTGCCGCTAGCCTCGACCGGCTTCAGGCCCCAGGTGCATCCGATCTGCTTGGGGGCACCGTCTGCCCAGATCATGATCTGGCCGGTTTTGCCCGGACCCTCGTAGGCCGCTGATGACATGGCCCGCCTCGTCGCTGTGGTGCTGCTCATGTTGTGCTCCTTCATCGATGCCGGCTCAAGGCGCGCTTCCATTCCTGCTCGCTTGGAAGGGGCAGCGGTTCGCCGGTGATCTCCTCGTGGACCAGCTCGAGCCTGGGGTTGCGGACGATCTCATTGCGAAGCTTGCGGCAAGGGACGCAAACTGCCCGCCGCTGGACGTCCTTGAAGCTATCGGGCCAGCCCTTTTTGTCGAACATCCACCAGAGCGCATGAGGGTGCAGGATGCGGACATGCTGGCAGGCCCGGCAGGTGAGCTTGATCGAATATTGGCGGACGGCAGCGTCGAAGAGAGTCCGCAGCGGATAGGCTGAGCCGTCTGGGTACATGGGTTCTGGCTATCGGCCTCAAAGGGCCGCCTCCGGCACCCGCCCACCGCGCCCCTCGAACAGGCCCGGCAACATCGGAAGTGGCTCTTGGTCAGCGACCGGGTAGGCGCTCCCTTCGAGAGAGGCGATTGTCACCCACTCGATCGCCCAGCGGAGGTCGAGTACGTCGTTGTCGCCATCGCGGCGGATGGCTGTGAGGCCGGCGCCCTCGGTATGCAGCCGGAACCGGTTGATCCGATCCTCGTGCCTTCCCTCAATCAGCGTGCCATCGGAAAAAGCGAGATAGAAGAGACAGGGCCCAGCAGACGGCAACTCCAGCGTGGCTTCCACATTCCCGGTCACTTCTACGCGCCCGACCGCAGGCAATCCGCGAACCGTCACGGCCATGGTCATCTCCTATGTTCGATTCGGGGGAAAATATAGAACAAAGACAGAACATAGGCTAGCGCGAGAAGTCCTTACTTCAACTGCATGGCTGTTTCGGCGATGGCCGGGCTTCATCCGCACTCGTGCGCGCGCGACTGTCGAGCGGGGCTTCGGCACGCTCGGTCATGCCGTAATCGCGCACGACCTCAGCGATGCGGATCCGATAATCGCTGAACACCGCGCGCCGCCCTTCCGCCTGCACGGCCCGGTGGGCGGCGGTGTTGCGCCAAGCCGCGACCGCCGCCCCGTCGCGCCAGAAGGAGAGCGAAAGGAGCTTGCCGGGCTCGGCGAGGCTCTCGAACCGTTCGATCGAGAGAAAGCCGTCGATCCGGTCCAGCTCGGGGCCGCAGCGCGTGGGCAAGGTCCAGATAGCGCGACTCCCGTCCCGACGCCGGCCAGACCTCGAACAGCACCGCGATCACGGCCGCACCAAATGCGCATGGGGCGCGGAGGCGAGCCGCAGGAACAGCCGATCCTCGCGGCGGATGAACCGCTCGCGCTGGGCGAAAGCATAGTTTTCGCGCCCGATCGGATCTTCGCGCAGCCGAGCGCGATAGGCCTCGTAAGCGGCGAGGCTCTCGACCGAATAGACCCCGTAGGCGGTGGACGCCGAGCCTTCGTGCGGCGCGAAATAGCCGATGAGATCGGCGCCGCAGCGCGGAATGGCCTGGCCCCAGTTGCGGGCATAGTCGCCGAAGGCGGGCAGTTTGTAGGGGTCGAGCTCGTATCGGATGAAGCAGGTGATCATGGTGGTCTCCGGGTTGCCCTGGTCTTTTAGCGGTAGCGGCCCGAGCGATGCTTCGGCCACGGCCGAAACATTCCCCTCTCCGCTTCGCTAAGGCCGCATTGGCGGGCTACACGAGGAGCTGCCATGACCAACGTCGCCTCTCTCGCCAGCATCGCCGCCCTGATCGGGGAGCCCGCGCGCGCGGCGATCCTCGTGACCCTGATGGACGGGCGCGCGCTCACAGCGGGCGAACTGGGGGAAGCTGCCGGCATCGCGCCTTCGACGGCGAGCGGGCACCTCGTCCGCATGCTAGATGCTGGGCTGCTCGCGCTCGAGCGACAGGGTCGCCACCGTTATTATCGCCTCGCAAGCCCGTCCGTTGCCGGCCTCCTCGAGAGCATGATGTCGCTCACTGGCGAGCTTGTCACTGCCGCCGGGCGATGCC
This portion of the Sphingomonas sp. LY54 genome encodes:
- a CDS encoding SOS response-associated peptidase, translating into MCNLYTTKASASEVAAYFRARMPQNMNVAAGEVYPGGPGMVVREQDGERIVQSMTWGFPLAQKSKKTGQPIKPKPVNNIADLTSFMWRFVAPKPEHRCIIPLTGFCEAEGEKGAKTRTWFGVKQQPIFAWAGMWKDSPEWGPVYSGLMTDCNETVRPVHDRMPVLLHEEDHDLWLRGSLDDVLSFQGRCFPDELIRMERTADPWLRRVQAS
- a CDS encoding SOS response-associated peptidase, whose protein sequence is MSSTTATRRAMSSAAYEGPGKTGQIMIWADGAPKQIGCTWGLKPVEASGKPVSLLRWEGREISNPCLIIANDFGLRVDGRFKYRASLITDAPFFCLAGTWRPATSDWPAAYAALTTEAYPDIAPYKDRHVAVVREEDWLNWLQLSKPVSEILRPFPPGSFSVSGTGKVAAVGDLFDFS
- a CDS encoding antibiotic biosynthesis monooxygenase, yielding MPTRCGPELDRIDGFLSIERFESLAEPGKLLSLSFWRDGAAVAAWRNTAAHRAVQAEGRRAVFSDYRIRIAEVVRDYGMTERAEAPLDSRARTSADEARPSPKQPCS
- a CDS encoding NIPSNAP family protein — its product is MAEASLGPLPLKDQGNPETTMITCFIRYELDPYKLPAFGDYARNWGQAIPRCGADLIGYFAPHEGSASTAYGVYSVESLAAYEAYRARLREDPIGRENYAFAQRERFIRREDRLFLRLASAPHAHLVRP